TTCAAGATCAGCATCCAGCTTCTGTTTTCCATAACGCATCATGATCAGCATTTCACCCAGTGCCTGTGGTGTTGCAATTTCATTGTGCCACCAGTTACTACTTTTAGGATCCTGCGCATACCAATAGCTTAAGGCTTTTGAAATTGCTTTAAACACCTTTTCCTCGCCATACAATTTACTGTCCTTATTCAGATAGGCAAGTATCAGGCTCTGTATTTTTAGTAAGTGCTCGTTAGGCATCCAGTTGGTTATGGATTGATCAGCATAGGGTACGTCCTTCCAGCTTCCGTTTGCCTGTAAAGCTGATAGGTTTGCGGCAGCAATTTTATCAGCTTTACGGCCGGCCTTTGACAGGTCCATCACTATCCGGGTCATGATAATTTCGCGGGAGGCGGCCAATTGGGCTTTTGCCAACCGGGGTAACATCACAGCCAAAAGCAGTACAAAAATCAATAACAGTTTCTTCATTGTTTAAATAGGATATAATCGTTTAAGGGTACATTCTTTCCATGTCACGGCCTGTGGTTTCCATACGGTGCTTCATAATCTGGTTGTAATCTCCATAGGCACTGTACCAATGGGGCTGGTCCAAACCTTTTTCCCATCGGACAAGACTGCCCAACATTTCCTTTACTTTAGCAGGGTATTTTGCAGCAAGGTTCTTTGTTTCAGAAATATCCTTGCTCAGGTCAAAAAGCAATACATTTTTGAGGCTGTCCTTTTCTTTTATGCGGATCAGCTTCCAGTTTCCTGCTCTCATGGCTGCGGCTACTCCTCTCCGCCAGTAAAGGGCTTTATGCGGTTCTTTTTTATTACCTGCATTTAAGTATGGCAGCAGGTTTAGACCATCCAGTTTCTTTGTGCCCTTCTGTTTACCATTTCCGGCCGCTATGGCAGTGGGCAGGATATCAAGCGCACTTACCGGTCTGCTGTCGGTCTTTCCGGCAGCAATATGTCCTGGCCATTGCATCATCATGGCTACGCGGATCCCACCTTCCCATTTGGAACCTTTCATGCCCCGCAATGGTCCATTGTCTGACGAGTTTACAGTAGCCCCACCATTGTCGTTGATGAAAATAACCAGTGTGTTTTTATCCAGGTTGTTTTGTTTCAATGTGGCCATCACTTTTCCTACACCATCATCCAGCGAGGTCATCATGGCCGCGTAGGCCCTTCGGCCGCTGTCAGGAATATTGCTGAAACGTTCCATCAGGTCTTTCCTTGCGTTCATTGGGGTGTGGACCGCATTGTAAGAAAGGTACATGAAAAAAGGCCGCGCCTTGTTTTCCGTAATAAATGAGGTCGCCCTATCCGTAAGCATATCCGTGAGATAGCTAATCTCGTTTTCGGGCACAACAACTTTGTTATTATATAGCGCATGTTCCATGGTTCTCTTACCCTTATAGGCAAAAAAATCACGGTGCCCCCCGGTGAAGCCATAAAACTCATCAAAGCCCCGGTTCAGCGGAAAATGCTTTTCTTCATCTCCCTGATGCCATTTACCTATGGCAATGGTTCTATAACCATTGGACTGCATTTCATTGCCTATGGTTTTTTCGGTAGGGTCCATTCCTACGTCTGTTTGCTGATAGCCCGGAGCAAGCACGCTGGAAGTGTTGTGCTCAAAACCAAAGCGCTGCTGGTAGCGCCCGGTTAAAATACCAGCCCTGGATGGGGCACATACTGAAGCTGAAACATAGGCATCGGTAAAGCGTACACCCTGCTTTGCAATGGCATCAATATTTGGGGTAGGAATCTGCCTGCCTCCATAGCAACCAAAATCTACATATCCGGCATCATCGCTTACAATTACAATGACATTGGGTTTGGCTGATGGCCTGACCTGTGCAACAGCCCCCGTTACACATAGGGCCAAGAAAAATACACCTATCTTCTTCATTTTACTTTTTCTTTTGATTTGGTTTAACCAGTTCTACCGCCGATACCAGGCCGTCTTTGCACCGGATGTCCAGTTGTGTGTTACCATCCTTGCCTACCACTGCTTTTACGAGCCCATCATTGTTCCTGACCGTTGCCCATTCACCTTTAATGCGCAGTTTAACAATAGAAGGCCTGGCCGGCAACCTGTACCATTTCCTGGAATAAATGCTCACTTCTTTCCTTTTGCCGGAAGCGTCTTTCGGACTGTCATCCGATCCTTCATAGAAGGCGAGGTCAGGATCGGTAACCGACATAGAGAGTCTATTTCCCTTCTGCTGGTACATGAGCAAGCATGCTTTGCTATTGCTGATCAGCAGCGAATCGGCAAGTACCTTATTGCTGCCAAAAATGGCTGTAGCTGTAATCTGCTGTGTCGCATACCAAACTGAATGGGCAATGCTATCCTTCTGCAGTACCCGGTATACAGGAGCTTTACTGTTCATCTTTAAACTCATTTCTTTCATTTGCTGTTTGTCTGTATTTACCAGCATGGCATATTCATAACCCGCGTTTAAAGGTGCATTTCCGTGGTCGAGGGTCAATTTAGCAAAATTGCCGCTGGTTTCGCGGGCATCTTTCTGGTCGCGAGATAGCTGCCGGTCCTTGCTGAGCAGCACATTCCCTGCATCAGGAATGTAATATCCTATGTTCCTGTTGTCAATTACTGTCATGCTCCTTCCTATCCCATTTTCTTTATATGGAAAAGTACGTAGTTCCAGTCCATTTACCACAACAGGATCGCTGGTATGCTTCAGGTAGTTCTGAAACAGCGTGGTTTGTGTAGGATATTCAGTAATGCTGTTATGGATATCGGACCCCAGGCATATCACCAGGCTATCCAGCATAAACCAGGATTTTGTGGCCCTGAAACTGCCCATATCGTATTTGTCGTGCCCGTGCAGCTTCATGGCAAACATCCCCTGCCCCTTAAATGTGGTTCCTCCCGCAAAGGGTTCATCAGAGATCAGCATTTCTTCAATGCCACTAAAATCATCAGCATTGATAACATTCGCCCGCAGCTTATCCATTGGCAGCTGAAGTGTAGTGGTGCCTGGAATGTTGTTCCAGTCCCAGCCCTCATCTTTAAAATTGCTGCCATCATCTGTTTTGCTTTGTGGAAACAAAACTTCCAGCTGCCCATAGGCCAGGTAACGCCCGTACATGTTTTCGCCCGGGTAAGACTCATGGCTGATGAAATAGCGGTTATGCCCGCGCAGGGTTAAGAGCCAGTCCTGCCGGCGATGGATATCCAGCAAGCCATAGTTTAAGTTCCAGTGCCCATGCGGATAACCTGCCGGACTAATATTCATGTTTTTAAACGCATTGGTCCATTGGTTTCTTTTTCCCTCGTTTAGTTTCAGGTATACCGCCGCCATCAGGGTATCGGTTTTCAGCTTTCCATCCGGTGTTCCTGCCATGGCCATCCAGGCATAAGGCATATCGGCAATGCCCCAGTTGCCGGTTGGATGCCTGCCAGATACACTTACAGGCCACTTAAAAGGATTGGTATAGTAGTGCATCATCAGCAAGCTGTTCCTTAAACTTTCATGGGCAGGCTGCTGCATGCGGAATGAAGTCCCGCTAAGCACATAGACTATGGGTGCAATACCGGTATAACCTCCTATTCCGTAAGCAGGGTAAAGGTTACCGTGATGAAAAACGGCGCCATCTGGCTTAAAAGCCCCTTCGATGGTATGGTCGGGCACCACATTTTTCGACAACCAATTGGAATAGCTGTGCAGATAGCGTAATTTTTCGGGTGAATCATCCAGCATTAAAACAGCCGAAAGCATGCTGCCCAGCAGGGTATTGAATACATCTATATTTGATGAGGGCAGGCTATGGGGATGCTGCAGTGTACGGCCCAGACCGCTGAACCAGCTCATGCTTTTAAAAGTCCGGTCCAGCTTACCTTCTCTTTTGATCAGCTCTTTCATCAGCAGACAGGCAGTATAAAATCCTTCCAGGTTATAACCATGGTGATGTAACGCACCCATGCCGCTGCCATAGGCCCAGCCCTGGTCGTCCAGATGATCCAGCAAATCCATAAAAATGCTTTCGAGTCTGCGTTGTTCGCCCGCATCTTTTGAAGTGGCACGGGCCTGCGCTACCCGCAGCATAAACTGCGAATAACGTTTGATGCCCGATAACCTATTCGTTTCCTTTACGTTCCCGGCCGGGGAAAACGATACCAGTTCCGTATCGTTCATCGAATATACCGGGCGTCCTGTTATATTTTGGCCATCCCTTCGGATGTTCCAATACGCAAATTCCTGAACTATTTCAGGCAGCACAGTATGCACTTTGTCTTCTGTTGGCAATACCTGTTCCCGGTAACGTTTGCTGATTGTGGCCAGGTCGGTTATTTCATTACTGCTAATGCTTTTTGCCAGGGGCAGATAACCCGGTGCATGGCTAAAGCTATACAAAGCATTCCAATGGGCATTGGCAGCTTTATCCGCTCCGGGATTAATAAAAGGCAACTGTTCGTCGCGCATGGGCGACCGTGGATTAATGGTCACATTATACATCAGC
The sequence above is a segment of the Pedobacter africanus genome. Coding sequences within it:
- a CDS encoding sulfatase, with translation MKKIGVFFLALCVTGAVAQVRPSAKPNVIVIVSDDAGYVDFGCYGGRQIPTPNIDAIAKQGVRFTDAYVSASVCAPSRAGILTGRYQQRFGFEHNTSSVLAPGYQQTDVGMDPTEKTIGNEMQSNGYRTIAIGKWHQGDEEKHFPLNRGFDEFYGFTGGHRDFFAYKGKRTMEHALYNNKVVVPENEISYLTDMLTDRATSFITENKARPFFMYLSYNAVHTPMNARKDLMERFSNIPDSGRRAYAAMMTSLDDGVGKVMATLKQNNLDKNTLVIFINDNGGATVNSSDNGPLRGMKGSKWEGGIRVAMMMQWPGHIAAGKTDSRPVSALDILPTAIAAGNGKQKGTKKLDGLNLLPYLNAGNKKEPHKALYWRRGVAAAMRAGNWKLIRIKEKDSLKNVLLFDLSKDISETKNLAAKYPAKVKEMLGSLVRWEKGLDQPHWYSAYGDYNQIMKHRMETTGRDMERMYP
- a CDS encoding chondroitinase family polysaccharide lyase, with translation MNRLWLVFLLLFAVTANSNAQAQTDLCEENIPKDWQAVNGSLSLSQRHFKLGRQSIQWDWKAGSKSLLKLKDKALAQVAGNPRSTFVIWIYNESPLNDKLLFKFGKEGQTACNFEFKLNFKGWRTAWVMYHRDMGGKPVPGMNTLEVQAPAASKKGTLFIDQLMYNVTINPRSPMRDEQLPFINPGADKAANAHWNALYSFSHAPGYLPLAKSISSNEITDLATISKRYREQVLPTEDKVHTVLPEIVQEFAYWNIRRDGQNITGRPVYSMNDTELVSFSPAGNVKETNRLSGIKRYSQFMLRVAQARATSKDAGEQRRLESIFMDLLDHLDDQGWAYGSGMGALHHHGYNLEGFYTACLLMKELIKREGKLDRTFKSMSWFSGLGRTLQHPHSLPSSNIDVFNTLLGSMLSAVLMLDDSPEKLRYLHSYSNWLSKNVVPDHTIEGAFKPDGAVFHHGNLYPAYGIGGYTGIAPIVYVLSGTSFRMQQPAHESLRNSLLMMHYYTNPFKWPVSVSGRHPTGNWGIADMPYAWMAMAGTPDGKLKTDTLMAAVYLKLNEGKRNQWTNAFKNMNISPAGYPHGHWNLNYGLLDIHRRQDWLLTLRGHNRYFISHESYPGENMYGRYLAYGQLEVLFPQSKTDDGSNFKDEGWDWNNIPGTTTLQLPMDKLRANVINADDFSGIEEMLISDEPFAGGTTFKGQGMFAMKLHGHDKYDMGSFRATKSWFMLDSLVICLGSDIHNSITEYPTQTTLFQNYLKHTSDPVVVNGLELRTFPYKENGIGRSMTVIDNRNIGYYIPDAGNVLLSKDRQLSRDQKDARETSGNFAKLTLDHGNAPLNAGYEYAMLVNTDKQQMKEMSLKMNSKAPVYRVLQKDSIAHSVWYATQQITATAIFGSNKVLADSLLISNSKACLLMYQQKGNRLSMSVTDPDLAFYEGSDDSPKDASGKRKEVSIYSRKWYRLPARPSIVKLRIKGEWATVRNNDGLVKAVVGKDGNTQLDIRCKDGLVSAVELVKPNQKKK